A single genomic interval of Hevea brasiliensis isolate MT/VB/25A 57/8 chromosome 4, ASM3005281v1, whole genome shotgun sequence harbors:
- the LOC110654054 gene encoding uncharacterized protein At2g34160 isoform X1 — MEGITEGVNNLNITDSASANKKNRIQVSNTKKPLFFYVNLTKRYMQQHNEVELSALGMAIATVVTITEILKNNGLAVEKKIMTSTVDMREETGGRPVPKAKIEILLGKTEKFDELMAAATEELMDNEEQS; from the exons ATGGAAGGGATAACAGAGGGAGTGAACAACTTGAACATCACTGATTCAGCTTCAGCCAACAAGAAGAACCGTATCCAAGTCTCTAACACCAAAAAACCCCTCTTCTTCTACGTCAATCTCACCAAG AGATACATGCAGCAACACAATGAAGTTGAACTCTCTGCTCTTGGGATGG CTATAGCAACAGTTGTAACCATCACTGAGATCTTGAAGAATAATGGGCTTGCTGTGGAGAAAA AGATCATGACTTCAACTGTTGACATGAGAGAGGAAACAGGAGGGCGACCTGTGCCAAAAGCAAAG ATTGAAATATTGCTTGGGAAGACAGAAAAGTTTGACGAGTTGATGGCTGCTGCTACAGAGGAATTGATGGATAACGAGGAGCAGAGCTGA
- the LOC110654054 gene encoding uncharacterized protein At2g34160 isoform X2: MEGITEGVNNLNITDSASANKKNRIQVSNTKKPLFFYVNLTKRYMQQHNEVELSALGMAIATVVTITEILKNNGLAVEKKIMTSTVDMREETGGRPVPKAKWMGSCQMKFYCES, from the exons ATGGAAGGGATAACAGAGGGAGTGAACAACTTGAACATCACTGATTCAGCTTCAGCCAACAAGAAGAACCGTATCCAAGTCTCTAACACCAAAAAACCCCTCTTCTTCTACGTCAATCTCACCAAG AGATACATGCAGCAACACAATGAAGTTGAACTCTCTGCTCTTGGGATGG CTATAGCAACAGTTGTAACCATCACTGAGATCTTGAAGAATAATGGGCTTGCTGTGGAGAAAA AGATCATGACTTCAACTGTTGACATGAGAGAGGAAACAGGAGGGCGACCTGTGCCAAAAGCAAAG TGGATGGGATCCTGCCAGATGAAGTTTTACTGTGAAAGCTAA